The Coffea arabica cultivar ET-39 chromosome 8e, Coffea Arabica ET-39 HiFi, whole genome shotgun sequence genome window below encodes:
- the LOC113704717 gene encoding uncharacterized protein, protein MTDILERLAERQGPGPINQPEAQDRGEDRVLERFLKFDPPKFIEGPDPELAENWMERMTNIFAALNYTEERRVTFAAFQIESATLAWWDVIRGKWKRVQIPWTWENFIREFNEKFLPPLIQEKREDEFIKLRQGASSMADYKERFTKLSKYPPKLVAIERRRIRRIVQGLNVEIQEELAATQISTFTETLEKAQRVESTRL, encoded by the coding sequence ATGACAGATATTTTAGAGAGGTTAGCAGAGCGACAGGGTCCCGGACCTATTAACCAACCCGAGGCTCAAGATAGAGGGGAGGATAGAGTCTTGgagagatttttgaaatttgacccgcctaagtttattgAGGGACCTGACCCAGAGTTAGCAGAAAACTGGATGGAGAGAATGACTAATATATTTGCCGCCTTAAATTATACTGAGGAGAGACGAGTGACGTTTGCTgcctttcaaattgagagtgcGACACTTGCTTGGTGGGATGTGATAAGGGGAAAATGGAAAAGAGTGCAaatcccttggacttgggaaaaCTTTataagggagtttaatgaaaagtttcttccaccTTTGATTCAAGAGAAACGGGAGGATGAATTCATAAAGTTGAGACAGGGGGCTTCTAGCATGGCTGATTATAAGGAGCgatttactaaactttctaagtacCCTCCGAAATTGGTGGCTATTGAGCGGAGAAGGATAAGGCGTATTGTACaaggacttaatgtggagattcaagaggaATTAGCAGCAACCCAAATTTCTACGTTCACTGAAACCTTAGAGAAAGCTCAgagagttgaaagtacaagacTGTAA